Genomic segment of Pontibacter liquoris:
AAAAAGAAAAGAACCCCTTCGCCCGCCGCCAGAAGCTTAGCTATTTCCTGCAGAGCAAAGGCTATGAAAACGACCTGGTGCAGGATGCTTTAAAGAATTACGAATGAAGAATTACGAATTACGAATGGTGCGTATAGGATGCTTTCGATGTATATTCTGACTAACAACTTAGCCTTGCTGAATGATTAGCTTATACTTGGTTTTTAAAGTAAGGGTGTCTGGAACTATGCACAACAGGCATTACTAGAAATAGGTCTTTAACAAACAACGATCAACAATCCACAACTAGCGTTTCGGCGGCAGCGCCGGGTTCTGGATGCGGCGATGCGGCACCAGCACCACGCGCTTGCCGGTTATCTCTTCCAGCATAGGCTTTAGAATTTTCTCGGCATTTACCTGTGTTTGCCGCAGGATGCCCGAATTCAGGGCGGCCTTTTTCACGTTCTGCTCGGCATAGCGGTACGCTTCTTCTACCAGTTCGGCATCCTGGAAATAGGTATTTTCTTTGCTGAAGACCTTCGATTTGCTGTGGTCTACTTTGTAGTAACAGATCTGCGGCGCGGGCAGGGCTACCTGCACCAGCGAGTCGCCCAGGAACTGGATATCGGATTGGGTTATTTTAGAAAAGTCCAGGCAGCCCACCGCCTCTCCGGCCACGATCAGCACTAATTTAGAGTTGGGCACAAACCGCGACACATTCTTTTCATACTCCACCACATCCTTAAAATTATAGCGCACCAGCTCCATACGCCCCAGTTCCTCCACCGAAGTGAGGATCGTGTTATAGTTCACCACCACTTCGGGCGCCTTCTTCGCTTCGGGTTCTTTCAAAAAATCTTTCACGGTGCGCCAGATGTAGAGGCCGGCAGTAAGTACAAGTATCCAGGGAAGCAGCTTGAGCAGGAAACGGAGTAAGGGCATGAGTTCGCTTGGTTGGTGAGCTTGATAAGAAGATTAATCTGGTTAATTTACGCTATCAAAACTCAGTTCAGGTTTATTTAGTTGCAGATGCTTTCTATACCAGCAAAGATCAGTCCGATGTATGAGCGCAGGGCGCAGGTGATGCTGGCACTGGCATGGCTGGCGCTGCACACGGTGCTGTTCTCTATTCATGGCGTGCGCCATACCAGCGACTCAGAAAGCTATCTTACGTATGCTGCTGCTATTCTGGACAACTTCCATTTTGCCGCGGATTACCGGCTCAAGTATGCAGGCTATCCTACCTTTCTGGCTTTGCTGTTTAAAATAGGCTTCGGATTGAAAGGCATTGTAGTTGTGCAAACGTTGCTTTCCGGCATCGCAACTATTTACTTTTATAAAGCGACACGGCTGCTCGCAGGCAATGTGTTTGCCCCTCTGCTGGCTACTTTCCTGCTCATCGGCTGGTACGACCTGCAGATGTATCATGCCTTTATCCTGACCGAATCGCTGTACATAAGTTTGCTGCTGCTTGCTTTTTATCTGCTGGTGAAGGCCCGAACGGTCAGGCAATCGTTGTGGGCACTGCCGCTGCTGCTGGTGGTGGCGCTGGTGCGGCCCAATGGCTTTATTGCGGTTGTGGCTTACCTGGGCTACCTATTTTTTGGGGCCTATACTGCCGCTCCTAGCCCACGCGCCAAAGTTATACTTGTACTGCCGGTAATACTGGTGCCGCTGGCTACGCTGCTGCTCGTAGACCAATACCTGCTGCAGGAATTCGATATTGTGCAAACGTATGCCAAAGGAGAAGTAATCTTCGGCTATAAAGGCCTGCTTATATCTGCTGACAAGCAGGTGCTCATGCCGCTAGCCGATGCCTCGCCGCTCACCAAGTTATACTTGTTTGTGCACGATAACCCTACATATTTCTTCCGGATGTCGGGCTGGCGTTTCTTTTTGTTCTGGGGTAATGTGAAGCCATACTTCTCGGTGCTGCACAACCTGGTGGTCGTTGTGGTCCTTTATCCGCTTTATTTTTTCACGGGAGCAGCGATGCTGAAGGGCCGGATCCGATTGCCTTTGCGCGCCTTTGTAGCCTTCTTATTGCTGCAACAGGCGTTTATCACCACGGTGACCAGCGAAGACCCCATCGGACGTTTTCTAATGAGCGTAATCGCTTTTGTGTTTATGTTCGGCAGTGTGGGCCTGAGTTGGCTCCTACTGAAGCAGGCGGCCCGGAAACAGCACGCCATCGCCTGATCATACTTGCAGCCCCAGCCGTTCTTTAAAACCGGCATTGCCCTGCAACCCACCCGTATGCACGGCCACCACTCGGCTCCCTTTCGGGAAATACCCCTGCCGGATCATGTCGAACAGGCCATACAGCATCTTACCGGTATAGATGGGCTCCAACGGGATGTGGTGCTGCTGCTGAAAGCCCTGGATAAACGCGAGTAGTTCCGGCTTTACTTTGGCATAGCCGCCAAAATGATATGCCGTAACTAATTGCCAGTTGCTATATGTGCGGCCGCTGTACTGTAAAACCAGTTCTTCGATCTCCGGCTGCAGAAACTCGCCGCCTTTCAGCGCCGGGAATACCAGCACCTGCTTCTCTCCTGCCAACGCGGCAATTAGGCCTGCCGCGGTGCCGCCCGTGCCTGCTGCGCAGCATACGTAATCATAGTCCACCGCTATGTCCTGCACGATTTCGGTGCAGCCTTTTACGGCCAGCAGGTTCGTGCCGCCTTCGGGAAGTATGTAGGGCTGCTTATACTGCTGCCGTAGTTGTTCCAGAAAAGCCGGATCATCTTTCTGCTTATACGCTTCCCGGCTGATGTAGTGCAGCTGCATGCCGCAGGAAGTGGCAAAGGCCAGCGTCGGGTTCAGGGGCAGGTGTTCTTCACCCCGGATGATGCCGATCGTCTGGAAGCCATATTCCTTTCCGGCGGCTGCCGTGGCGGCAATGTGGTTGGAGTAAGCCCCGCCGAAGGTAAGCAAGGCATGGTGTTGAAGCCGTTTTGCCTCCTGCAGGTTATAGGTGAGCTTGCGCCACTTATTGCCCGAAATATGCGGGTGCAGCAGGTCTTCGCGCTTCAGCCAAAGCGTAATTTCCTGCGCTTGCAGCAGCGGGTCGTAAAGTTGTTGCAGCGGTGCCTCCATTGTTCAAAAAGAAGCCCCAGCATGGGCTGAGGCTCCGGTTTATACTTCTGAGTTATACTTTAAACTCTTAACTTTTAACTCTTAACTCCAGCTATACTTCGGCTGGCGCTGCCTGGGGGTGTCGCTTTACAACATATACCACGGCCCCGATGATCACCAGCAACAGCAGAACAGACGAAATCATGGAAATGGTATTGCCTAGGGTGTATGAATTAGGTGCAAATTCGAACCGGATGGTATGCTTGCCCGCCGGTACCGGCAAGGCCCGCAACAGGTAGTTCACCCGGATATGATCGACCGGGTGGCCGTCCAGGTACGCCTGCCAGCCTTCGGCATAGTAGATCTCAGAGAACACCGCCAGTTCATTTCCGATAGCATTTGCCTCATAGGTCAGCTCATTGGGACTGTAAGCAGTTAGCTTAATGGTAGAGCTGCCCGGGCTGAAGGAAGTAGCCGGTACCTGGAATTTCGGAGCTTCTACAATCGCGGTGGTGGACGGATCAAAATTGCGGAGGGCAAGCAGCGCCTCATCCGGCGTGTTCACCTTGCGCACATCTTCCACAAACCAGGCATTGCCCAACGCCGCCGGGTTCTTCAGCGGCGCGGCTTCATCGTTGTAAATAATGTAGCGCGTGTTGAGCATGTTCAGCACCGGGGCATTCTGCAGCGCCAGCGCAACCGATTCGGATGTCGGATTATTCTGGAACGTGTTGATTAGGGCTTGCAGTTCGTTGCTCATCACGCTGTCAATCACGTCCTGGTAACGGCGCAACTTGGCACCATGGTAACCACCAATGGATTTGTGGAAATAAGACGAGCGCGCATCGTTAAACGGGTTTGGCAGGTAGAGCACCCGGTAGCTCGGGTCTTTGTCCTGTAAGATGGCCTGGTCGGCTTTGGTAGGGGCAAAATGCGTGGCGACCACCTGGGCCTGGAAATCGCTGTTGTTCAGGTAGCGCTTGTCCACCGACCAGAGATCCACGAGTACCAGCACGCCAATAGCCGCCATCACCACCGTGGCGCTTAGTTTATTTTTCAGATAGAAGTATAGCACGCCTGCCGCCAGCACGATAAACACCAGCGAGCGGAGTGCATCAGAGCGCATCAGGCCTTCGCGGTCGGCACGGATGGCATCGATCGGGAATTGCGCCTGCACCAGTTGCAGGTCGGTAGCCGAGGTGAAGCTGGCCATGCCCGCAAATAGCCATACCAGCAGGCAGATACCGGCTGTAATACCGCCCGAAAGCAGCAGTTTTTTCTCCAGGTCCTGTATGTGTCCTTTTTCTTTGAGCAGTTTCCAGAGGGCCAGCATAGCCAGCAGCGGCATAGTGATCTGCGCAATAACCAGCGCCGAAGAAACCGCCCGGAATTTATTATAGGCCGGAAAGTGGTCGAACATGAAATAGTTGAACGCCTCGAAGTTCTTGCCCCAGGCCAGCACAACCGAAAGAATAGTAGCAGCTACCAGCCAGCTCGTCCAGCGGCGATCGACGATAAAGATGCCCAGAACAAACAAAAAGCAGATGATGGCGCCTACGTATACCGGTCCGCTGGTCATGGGCTGCGGCCCCCAATATAACGGCAAGCCCTGGCTGATGATCTGCTCGGCCTGGGCCGGTGCAGCACCCATCTTCAGAAAGGCATTATAGGTTTCGGAGTCGGTGCCGAGGGAGGCTGAGCTGCTGCCGCCGTAAAAATCCGGGATCAGCAGGGTGATGGTTTCACCTACGCCGTAGCTCCAGTTAAAAGCATATCCGCGGTCCAAGCCACTGCTGGTTTTATCGCCGCTGTTTTTGGTGGTAAGCTCCGATTTTCCGCGGATGCTGTACTGGCTGTATTCGGCAGTGGTATACAAACGGCCAAAGTTGACGCCCACCGCCAGAATGGCAGCTACCAGCAGCACCGCCCCCCGCTTCAGCAGGTCGGCTAGAGTGCCGTTCTTAAAAGCAAAGATGATCTCTACCACAGCAAACACCAGCACCAGCAGCAGCATGTAGTAGGTCATCTGCAGATGGTTGAAGTGCAGGTTTAGCGCGAGACCCAGTGCAAAGAGGGCAGCGCCCAGCCATACATTGCGCCGCAGCGCGACCAGCATGCCGGCTAGCACCATCGGGATGTAAGCAATGGAAAGGGATTTGGTGTTGTGCCCTGCCTCCAGGATAATAATGTTGTAGGAGCTGAACCCAAAGGCAATAGCCCCGATGGTCGCCAGCCACGGGCTCATGCCTAAGGCCACCAAAAGGATGTAAGCACAGAGTAGTGTGATAAAGATATTGCCGGCTAGCGCAGGCATATCCAGGGTTAAAACAGAGTGGATGGCCCCCGACCAGTCGCCGGAATAGTGCGTGTTGATGAGGTAAGAGGGCATGCCGCTGAACATGGAATTGGTCCAGAGGGCTTCCTCGCCGGTTTTGTCGCGGTAGTCCTGTATCTCTTTGGCGCCCCCCTGAAACTGCTGGATGTCGTGCTGCGACATGCCTTTGTTTTCGAAGAGCACCGGGGCAAAGTATACTGCCGTTAAAAGCAGGAAAATCACGACCGCCACGATGTGCGGCAACACATCGCGCCTGAAATTGAGCGTAGTTGTCATATCTTTCAAAAACCCAAATAGAGCTTGAAAGATAGCGGTTTTATTTTACTTCTTCATAATCCACGTACTCGCCGCCATCGAAATGCCGCTGCCCCGGCTGGTCCGGAATGTAATCGATTTTGACGTGGCCCGTGCTGCGGCCGTTGGGCTGCCCGTTGCTTCGGCCAGGCTCCTGGTAGGGGCGCTGCTGCTGTTGCTGGTTGGGATAAAAGAAGGTGCCGTTGCGCATGCTTTTTTTCACAAAAGCCCCCAGCAGCCAGCGGAAAAGTACCGGCGCAATGGTGCGCATAATAAAGATAATGAGGAGTGTGGTGAATATGAATTTGATCATGTTAATGCTTTCTTGCTTAATAATGTACCTGCAAAAACAGTACCTATACTTCTAATCAACTCGTTTGCCAACGTTTTGTTGTATGACGTTCTGGCCGGAGTAGTGCAAAGATAGGGAGTATACTTGGTAAATGCTGAAGGGATCGGGTTAGTTCCGGTTAGAAAGTCATGTTGCCGGGCAGGGGACTAAAACGGTTATA
This window contains:
- a CDS encoding YfhO family protein; this encodes MTTTLNFRRDVLPHIVAVVIFLLLTAVYFAPVLFENKGMSQHDIQQFQGGAKEIQDYRDKTGEEALWTNSMFSGMPSYLINTHYSGDWSGAIHSVLTLDMPALAGNIFITLLCAYILLVALGMSPWLATIGAIAFGFSSYNIIILEAGHNTKSLSIAYIPMVLAGMLVALRRNVWLGAALFALGLALNLHFNHLQMTYYMLLLVLVFAVVEIIFAFKNGTLADLLKRGAVLLVAAILAVGVNFGRLYTTAEYSQYSIRGKSELTTKNSGDKTSSGLDRGYAFNWSYGVGETITLLIPDFYGGSSSASLGTDSETYNAFLKMGAAPAQAEQIISQGLPLYWGPQPMTSGPVYVGAIICFLFVLGIFIVDRRWTSWLVAATILSVVLAWGKNFEAFNYFMFDHFPAYNKFRAVSSALVIAQITMPLLAMLALWKLLKEKGHIQDLEKKLLLSGGITAGICLLVWLFAGMASFTSATDLQLVQAQFPIDAIRADREGLMRSDALRSLVFIVLAAGVLYFYLKNKLSATVVMAAIGVLVLVDLWSVDKRYLNNSDFQAQVVATHFAPTKADQAILQDKDPSYRVLYLPNPFNDARSSYFHKSIGGYHGAKLRRYQDVIDSVMSNELQALINTFQNNPTSESVALALQNAPVLNMLNTRYIIYNDEAAPLKNPAALGNAWFVEDVRKVNTPDEALLALRNFDPSTTAIVEAPKFQVPATSFSPGSSTIKLTAYSPNELTYEANAIGNELAVFSEIYYAEGWQAYLDGHPVDHIRVNYLLRALPVPAGKHTIRFEFAPNSYTLGNTISMISSVLLLLVIIGAVVYVVKRHPQAAPAEV
- a CDS encoding DUF4230 domain-containing protein is translated as MPLLRFLLKLLPWILVLTAGLYIWRTVKDFLKEPEAKKAPEVVVNYNTILTSVEELGRMELVRYNFKDVVEYEKNVSRFVPNSKLVLIVAGEAVGCLDFSKITQSDIQFLGDSLVQVALPAPQICYYKVDHSKSKVFSKENTYFQDAELVEEAYRYAEQNVKKAALNSGILRQTQVNAEKILKPMLEEITGKRVVLVPHRRIQNPALPPKR
- a CDS encoding 1-aminocyclopropane-1-carboxylate deaminase/D-cysteine desulfhydrase, with translation MEAPLQQLYDPLLQAQEITLWLKREDLLHPHISGNKWRKLTYNLQEAKRLQHHALLTFGGAYSNHIAATAAAGKEYGFQTIGIIRGEEHLPLNPTLAFATSCGMQLHYISREAYKQKDDPAFLEQLRQQYKQPYILPEGGTNLLAVKGCTEIVQDIAVDYDYVCCAAGTGGTAAGLIAALAGEKQVLVFPALKGGEFLQPEIEELVLQYSGRTYSNWQLVTAYHFGGYAKVKPELLAFIQGFQQQHHIPLEPIYTGKMLYGLFDMIRQGYFPKGSRVVAVHTGGLQGNAGFKERLGLQV
- a CDS encoding DUF4834 family protein; protein product: MIKFIFTTLLIIFIMRTIAPVLFRWLLGAFVKKSMRNGTFFYPNQQQQQRPYQEPGRSNGQPNGRSTGHVKIDYIPDQPGQRHFDGGEYVDYEEVK